The Kosakonia sacchari SP1 genome includes a window with the following:
- a CDS encoding fimbrial biogenesis chaperone, with protein sequence MKVISTGRVAGLLWTSALTLSANNAFAVATILLWPIDPWLSATSNATELWIQNQGEAPTTMQVRIVRWQQEKGLERYQQQNEIVASPPIVRIEKESKQLIRLIKQASIPAGVEQAYRIIVDEIPQPENSDKPQIGLKLQMRYSIPLFVYGTGIETHTSGAHHAWVDTKDLRWRISRDNGKPSLEVRNNGDVHVRLSRVTVRQGGQTRQVAEGLLGYVLPHSVRSWPLPTGISNPVEMKATINARESEWQSSAGN encoded by the coding sequence ATGAAGGTCATTTCGACTGGACGCGTGGCGGGTTTGCTGTGGACCAGTGCGCTGACGCTTAGCGCGAACAACGCCTTTGCGGTGGCCACCATTCTGCTCTGGCCCATCGATCCGTGGCTCAGTGCCACCAGCAACGCGACCGAATTATGGATCCAGAACCAGGGTGAAGCGCCCACTACCATGCAGGTGCGCATTGTCCGCTGGCAGCAGGAAAAGGGGCTTGAACGCTACCAGCAACAAAACGAGATCGTTGCCAGCCCACCGATTGTGAGAATCGAAAAAGAGAGTAAACAACTGATTCGCCTGATCAAGCAGGCGTCAATTCCGGCGGGAGTTGAACAGGCTTATCGCATCATCGTCGATGAGATCCCGCAACCGGAAAACAGCGACAAACCACAGATTGGCCTCAAATTGCAAATGCGCTACTCGATTCCGCTCTTTGTCTATGGCACCGGCATCGAAACCCACACCAGCGGTGCGCATCATGCGTGGGTGGATACTAAAGATCTACGCTGGCGCATAAGCCGCGACAACGGCAAACCGTCGCTTGAAGTGCGCAATAATGGCGATGTCCATGTCCGCTTAAGCAGAGTCACTGTTCGGCAAGGCGGGCAAACGCGGCAGGTTGCTGAAGGACTACTCGGTTATGTTTTGCCGCACAGCGTACGTAGCTGGCCGTTACCTACGGGCATAAGCAATCCAGTGGAGATGAAAGCGACAATCAATGCCAGGGAAAGCGAATGGCAGTCGTCCGCAGGCAACTGA